The Alosa sapidissima isolate fAloSap1 chromosome 8, fAloSap1.pri, whole genome shotgun sequence genome contains a region encoding:
- the thbs4a gene encoding thrombospondin-4a: MSWKWTLFSSVIMQLYFSCVRSQGTVYDLMGSSECLADLLQGGLRGRALNEAFVLATFQMKSKAPTHVFKIYNPQDNSEHLDFVVQGKLNKATLRYQKSNGKLGQVVLGDTSLADGRIHNLMVQMTGLQSGSPRMAVYVDCNLVQTVDDLPAAFKPGVPPGHNKVAIKKMPSTSQDQLRELQLVIEDTVENVATLQDCHFPQTESLQLLGITTTKMESPEMLVLTKMISDLKDLLLQQMKETEYLKDRITQCLPCDGTGPTPSGIQNPDSACGSLRCFGGAQCVKTAQGVECPPCPEGYTGDGVNCDDVDECQFNPCYPGVRCINTAPGFRCESCPLGYTGPEVRGVGIAYAQANRQVCNDIDECQTGKNGGCKPNSYCHNTMGSFRCGNCKAGYNGDQVRGCSPDTGGQLTGPGTTGDRRCGNGQPNPCDENAECIVEVDGSITCQCKIGWAGNGYSCGKDTDIDAYPDKVLPCQDANCKEDNCVFVPNSGQEDADRDGMGDSCDDDADDDGIINVDDNCWLKPNKDQRNSDKDLHGDACDNCRLIDNPDQRDTDSDGLGDSCDDDMDGDGLKNILDNCPRVPNVDQLDQDNDGVGDACDSCPDVPNPNQSDIDDDLVGDSCDTNIDSDGDGHQNTKDNCPDVINSSQLDTDKDGLGDECDDDDDNDGVPDTTDNCRLVPNPDQKNTNGGQYGDACDGDLDHDKVIDRIDSCPENAEITMTDFRAYQTVVLDPEGDAQIDPNWVVLNQGMEIVQTMNSDPGLAVGYTAFNGVDFEGTFHVNTVTDDDYAGFIFGYQDSSSFYVVMWKQTEQTYWQAVPFRAVAEPGIQLKAVKSKSGPGEYLRNSLWHTGDTTDQVRLLWKDPRNVGWKDKVSYRWVLQHRPQVGYIRVRFYEGPTLVADSGVVIDTSMRGGRLGVFCFSQENIIWSNLMYRCNDTIPADFQEYNTQLLGNTSQ, from the exons ATGAGTTGGAAATGGACTTTGTTCTCCTCAGTGATTATGCAGCTTTATTTCTCATGTGTGAGATCCCAGGGAACTG TGTATGACCTCATGGGATCATCAGAATGTTTAGCAGACCTGTTACAAGGTGGACTCAGAGGTCGAGCGCTGAATGAAGCGTTCGTTCTAGCCACCTTCCAGATGAAGAGCAAAGCTCCCACACACGTTTTTAAGATTTACAACCCCCAGGACAACAGTGAACACTTGGATTTTGTGGTGCAGGGGAAGCTCAATAAAG CTACACTTCGATACCAGAAGAGCAATGGGAAGTTAGGCCAAGTAGTCCTGGGTGACACATCACTGGCAGATGGGCGCATACACAACCTTATGGTGCAGATGACAGGCCTGCAGTCAGGCTCACCCAGGATGGCTGTCTATGTGGACTGCAATTTGGTGCAGACAGTTGATGATCTGCCGGCAGCCTTCAAGCCGGGAGTGCCTCCTGGACATAACAAGGTGGCAATAAAGAAAATGCCATCTACCTCACAG GATCAACTAAGGGAGCTGCAGCTGGTGATTGAGGACACAGTTGAGAATGTGGCCACTCTGCAAGACTGCCACTTTCCGCAGACCGAATCTCTGCAGCTCTTGG GAATCACCACAACGAAGATGGAGTCTCCTGAAATGTTAGTCCTTACTAAGATGATCTCAGACCTCAAAGACCTGCTCCTTCAGCAG ATGAAAGAGACGGAGTATCTGAAAGACAGGATCACTCAGTGCTTGCCATGTG ACGGGACTGGCCCGACACCATCTGGCATACAGAACCCAGACAGCGCTTGTGGCTCGCTGAGGTGCTTCGGAGGGGCCCAATGCGTCAAGACTGCGCAAGGGGTGGAGTGCCCACCCTGTCCCGAGGGATACACTGGGGATGGCGTGAACTGTGATGATGTGGACGAG TGTCAGTTCAACCCATGCTACCCCGGTGTGCGCTGCATCAACACGGCACCAGGTTTCCGCTGCGAGAGCTGCCCTCTGGGCTACACCGGTCCAGAGGTCCGCGGCGTGGGCATCGCGTACGCGCAGGCCAACAGACAG GTGTGCAATGACATAGATGAATGCCAGACTGGCAAAAATGGAGGCTGCAAACCAAACTCTTACTGTCACAACACTATG gGCTCATTCCGCTGTGGGAACTGTAAGGCTGGGTACAACGGGGACCAGGTGAGGGGTTGCTCACCTGACACAGGTGGACAGCTGACCGGCCCTGGGACCACAGGGGACCGGCGGTGTGGTAACGGCCAGCCAAACCCCTGTGACGAGAATGCGGAATGCATTGTGGAGGTGGACGGAAGCATCACTTGCCAG TGCAAAATTGGGTGGGCTGGCAATGGCTACTCTTGTGGCAAGGACACAGACATTGATGCCTACCCTGATAAGGTCCTTCCGTGTCAAGATGCTAACTGCAAGGAG GACAACTGTGTATTTGTCCCCAACTCTGGACAAGAGGACGCAGACCGAGACGGGATGGGAGATTCGTGTGATGATGATGCCGATGATGATGGAATTATTAATGTTGAT GATAATTGCTGGCTGAAACCAAACAAAGACCAGAGAAACAGTGACAAAGATCTTCACGGGGACGCGTGTGACAACTGCCGTCTGATCGACAATCCTGACCAGCGTGACACAGACAGTGACGGCCTTGGGGACTCATGTGACGATGACATGGATGGAGACG GGCTGAAAAACATTCTGGATAATTGCCCAAGGGTGCCTAATGTTGACCAGTTGGACCAGGACAATGACGGTGTCGGTGATGCTTGTGACAGCTGTCCAGATGTACCAAACCCTAACCAG TCCGACATTGATGACGATCTTGTTGGAGACTCGTGTGATACAAATATAGACAG CGATGGAGATGGCCACCAGAACACCAAAGACAATTGCCCCGACGTCATAAACAGTTCTCAGCTGGACACGGACAAGGACGGCCTGGGAGACGAATGCGATGATGATGACGACAATGATGGCGTTCCTGATACCACAGACAACTGCAGACTTGTGCCAAACCCAGACCAGAAGAACACAAACG GTGGCCAGTATGGCGATGCCTGTGATGGTGACCTTGACCACGACAAGGTGATCGACCGCATAGACAGCTGCCCCGAGAACGCCGAGATTACTATGACAGACTTCCGGGCGTACCAGACAGTGGTGCTAGACCCAGAGGGTGACGCTCAGATCGACCCCAACTGGGTCGTCCTCAACCAG GGAATGGAGATTGTTCAGACAATGAACAGTGATCCTGGGCTTGCTGTGG GATACACTGCCTTTAACGGTGTTGACTTTGAGGGGACTTTCCATGTGAACACGGTGACTGATGATGACTATGCTGGCTTCATCTTCGGCTACCAGGACTCGTCCAGCTTTTACGTGGTGATGTGGAAGCAGACGGAGCAGACCTACTGGCAGGCAGTGCCCTTCAGAGCCGTGGCCGAGCCTGGCATCCAGCTCAAG GCGGTGAAATCAAAGTCGGGCCCTGGCGAGTACCTGAGGAACTCCCTGTGGCACACTGGCGACACCACGGACCAGGTGCGTCTGCTGTGGAAGGACCCGCGCAACGTGGGCTGGAAGGACAAGGTCTCCTACCGCTGGGTCCTGCAGCACCGACCTCAGGTCGGCTACATCAG GGTGCGTTTCTATGAGGGCCCGACGCTGGTGGCAGACTCTGGAGTGGTCATCGACACCAGCATGAGAGGTGGCCGACTCGGTGTGTTTTGCTTCTCCCAAGAAAACATCATCTGGTCCAATCTGATGTATCGTTGCAATg ACACCATTCCAGCTGATTTCCAAGAATACAACACGCAACTCTTGGGCAACACAAGCCAGTAA